A segment of the Gossypium hirsutum isolate 1008001.06 chromosome D10, Gossypium_hirsutum_v2.1, whole genome shotgun sequence genome:
TTAATGGTAAAATTAGATGgagggactaaaattttaaataaaaaaatatagaaatttaatatctcaaaattaaaatataaaaactaaattgtaaaatttaaaagagtataaagataaccaaaataaaatgaaaatggggcaaaatttgtaaaattaatggtataatatttatattatttcacaTATTGGATAGGTGTCTTgttgatatataatataatagCAGTGCTTTTGATTTTCATGTATTACTGGTGAACTTAATCATAagtttgttgttttgtttttggCTAACAGAATTAGTTTGTTCGTTCATTTCTTCCAAATAACTCATTGGAGCTATTGAGTACAAAGCAAAGACCAAGACCATTGCAATtcacattaataatttattttgtcaATGTGAATATACAAAAGAATTAGTCATTGTGTTTGAATTAATGACTTTTCACATACTAAGCCACCATCACGACTGAGCTCTGGGGCAAATCAACTCAACATTTGCATGATACAAGGACTGAACTAGAGTATGAAAACATTGTATGTAATCTGAAGTTGTCTAAACACCAAACATGGAGAACCTTGGTTTCCTAATTGCACTGTTTTTCCTCTTCTCCTCCTCCACTTCCCTTCACCCATCTTCTCATACTAATCTCCAAAACCATTGCCTTGATGACCAGAGGTCTGCTCTCCTACAATTGCAACATCATCTCTATTATGCCCCAAACTTCACTTTCTCTTCCAAACTTGAGCTCTGGGATCCCAACACCCATTGTTGCTCTTGGAAAGGAGTTACATGTGATGCTCTTGGTCATGTCATTGGGATTGATCTCAGTTACCAAACCTTTCAGGCAACTTTCACTCCATTTTCAATCTCCATCATCTCCAACGCCTTAAATCTTGCTGGAAACAATTTTAATACCACTCTGTTTTCGTATGGGTTTGGAAAACTCCCAAAATTTACTCATCTCAACCTTTCGGCCTCATGTTTCCATGGCCAAATTCCGGTGGGGTTCTCACACTTAACAAGGTTAGTCTCTCTTAACCTATCTTATCAAGAAGATTGCTATTGGAGAAATGATCAAAATGATGTTTCATTTGACTACCCTACATTGAAACTAGAGAAACCAAACTTCAAAATATTGATAAAGAAAATGAGGTCTCTTAGAGAGTTGTATTTGGATGGAGTGAATATTTCAAGTCCAAGTAGTGAATGGTGTGAAACCACATCGCTGTCACTTCCCAAGCTGAGTGTTTTAAGCATGTCCAACTGCGATTTGAGTGGGCATTTTCCAGCAGAATTTTTCTTATTGCCCAAAATGCAAAGACTTGATATTTCAGGAAACTCTCGTCTCATGGGCCAACTGCCAGAATTTCCAATTAACAACTCTTTGGAGGTGTTGTCATTGCGATATACTAATTTCAGTGGTAAATTGCCAGAATCAATCAGCAATCTTAAATTGTTGAGAGTTTTAATTCTTTCTAAACTTggcctcaaatttaactcaagTTCTGGATCCATTCCAGCATCAGTTGCAAATCTCAGTAACCTTGTGGAATTGGATCTAAGTCATAACAATTTCAATGGTTCAATCCATCCATTTCATAGATCTGGAGTTCCAAATCTTGCATCTCTTGATTTGTCATGGAACCACCTTTCTGGATCAATACCTTCTTCCTTATTTACTCTTTCAACATTGCAAACCCTCTCCCTTGGATACAACAGCTTTAGTGATTACCTATTAAAGCTTGACATGTTTTTCCAACTCAGCAACTTCAGGCTTCCCGACCTATCCAACATGAgcttgttaattggaagccacaACAAAAGTCCTACTTTTCCCCAATTAGAGACTCTACAACTAAGCTCATGCAACCTTACTGAATTTCCAGAATTCATCAAAAGCCAAAACAAGTTGACTTACCTAGATCTTTCTAACAACCGAATCCACGGTCTTGTTCCAAATTGGTTGTGGAAGAGCACACTTGAAGTATTACACCTTTCTTCCAATGCGATTGACATTCCAAATCAGTTTCCTTTTGATGATGCAAATTCCTCCTTTCCAATGCTGAGATGGTTGGATTTGAGATACTCATAAGCACGTTTCCAGCATTTCTAAAGAGTCAAGAGAGCTTAATAGCGCTTGACCTTTCAAATAACCAAATAAGCGGGGCAGTACCAAATTGGGTGTGGAAGAAATGTTTGTGGTTTTTGTATCTTTCCAACAATTCTCTAACATCTTTGGACCAATTTTCATCCAACCAAGACTCTTTACAAATACCTATTTGTAATTTGAGTCAACTATGGGTGTTTAATGCATCCTTCAACAAATTGAGTGGCTCAATCCCAAGTTGCTTAGGCAATATCAGTACTCTCTGTATTTTAGATCTACAGCAAAATAATTTCAGTACCAGCATACCAGATTTTGGAGGAGCAACCCTACTGTCCACTCTTCAACTCAATGACAATAAATTGGAAGGGAAGTTACTGAGGTCATTAGCCAATTGCACATCTCTCAAAATTTTAAACCTTGGAAACAATACTCTGCACGACACATTTCCTTTGTGGTTGGGAAAGTTGCCTCGTTTGATGGTTCTTATACTACGAGCAAACAGGTTTTATGGTCCAATTAAACATTTGGAAAATAATTTTCCAGCACTGGATGTACTAGACATTGCTTCCAATAAATTTTCTGGTAAACTATCTATTGAATTCTTCCAAGCCACACATAAGCTAAGGTCACTCAAAATCAACGGGAACAACTTGGAAGGGAAGTTGCCAAGGTCTTTAGCCAATTGCAGAAACCTTGAAGTTTTGGATCTTGGGAAAAATATGATACATGACACATTTCCTTACTAGTTAGTGAAATTGCCTCTCTTGAAGGTTCTTATACTAAGATCCAACAGATTTTATGGTTCCATTAAATTTTCCGGAGATGGAAATGCTTTCCCAATGTTACATATACTGGATCTTGCTTCCAATAACTTTTCAAGTGAGGTATCTATTGAATTTTTCCAATCTTTGAGGGGAATGATGGTGATTGATGGCAACAAAGCTAAGCCAAGTTATGTTGGagataatttttattatcaagaTTCAGTGACACTTGTGAATAAAGGGTTTGAAATTTTGTACTATAAAATCTTAACCCTCCTTACTTGTCTCAACCTCTCCGATAATAACTTTCATGGGAGGATATTAGAAGAAGTACAAGACCTCAAGTCACTCAATGTGCTAAACTTGTCCTACAACAGGTGATTTGGCTCCATTCCTTCAGCATTAGGAAGCTTAACCGAGCTCGAGTCATTGGATCTCTCCCAAAATAGTCTCTCGGGAAAGATTCCTCTACAGCTTACAAGCCTAACTTTTCTTGAAGTGTTGAATCTCTCTTACAACCAACTTGATGGAAGCATTCCACAGCGCTACCAATTCGGTAcatttttaaataattcctaCATAGGAAACACAAGATTGTGTGGGGTTCCTTTGACAAAGAAATGCAATGAAGTTGGTTCGCAAATGCTGCCGCAAAAGGAGGGTGAAGATTCGTGGATAGATGGTTTATCTGTTTGGAAAGTCATGTTGATGGGGTATGAATGTGGATTGGTGATTGGATTTTCTATTGGATATACAGTGCTGAATGAGTTTGGAAACAAATGGATTGCTAGTTTTATTCGGAAATGGAAAAGATCTAGGTGACTCCATCAAAACTGAAGTTCCAATGTTATTTGGTAAGCATTCTAGAGTACTTACAACATGTTTGGTTGGGGGAATAGGAATGCATTCCCCCAATTCGGTGGCCCATGCCTATTCCTttgtttggttggctgtaatggGCTATTACAGCCTTATTCTATACAGGGTTATTCAACACAAAACTGTCGTTTACCATTCGGCACTCTCCCCACGGAGTGATTCAATATGAAAAATTAGGTATGAGTTTCAACTTTACCCTTCTCATTTCTTTCTCACGTCTGAagcatcttcttctttttttcattcttcttcacATTTCCTTCCAACCTTCTCCTTCTTTTTCATGCTTCTATCCTGACCAACCCTTTGACAAATCCTAACAACCCTCAACAAGGCCTtcaattacagctctattccattacagtgaaccaaacgtggccttaataattataatattttagttattgGTTTGATATGTTGataatagaaattataaattgtagATATCTATGTAAAATCTCTTATTTCCACAATCATTTAATTACAATATAGTGCGGGGACCAAACTAGATGGCATCTTGGTGATTCGATGAATGAGTTGTATTTGAGGTAAACATGAGTTATGAGTTTGGATGTTTTAAATGACTATCCCATTAAATGAacttttttacataaatttttagGGATAAGGAAGCTAATTTCATCAGTACAGTATGGTGTAGTCGTAGACAACAGAAGTCCTTGCTCATAAAGGAAGCTATAATGTCTATGACTTTGTCATCGAGAGCTACGTACAATTTTCCCAACTTTATTTCTACTTTACAACATTTTACTTGATGGATCTGGTGTATTTTTCTTACAGATTAGATGAAAATGATTTAGAAATGACAATTTTTTAGGTAAATTGATGCAAATAGGGTGTTTGCTTGCTCTGGTATCACTTTTATTGTGTTGTAAGTTTGGTTGAACTTATTCTTAGATCTCAATTTTAAGAAATAATGCaggaatttgtttttttattgaaaagCAAAGTAGTCGGCTTTTATTAGTTTGCATTATGACTGGCATGTCGAGTGTGTGACTATCACCTTCAATATTTTGATACGTTTTTTTTCTTGTATTTGAAGGATTGTATTCATATGGGTTGCTGATCTAATTGTGGTTTTTACTGTAATTTTTGTATTCCAATCTAATTGCTGCAGTGATTTTGTTGGATCTTTCAGCATGAAAAAGGCAAAATCGAAAAATGAAGCAAGAAGAAAACTAAGAATGAAAAACTCAGCAAAGAATTGTAACTGAAAGTCATgtaattttcattcaaattttgaatatatggGAGTTACAAACAATTTGACAGTTACCTACTAATTTAACTGCCCTTACTTAATACATACTAAAATAATACAAGTTGTTTACAAAAGAAAGCTGGCATACCAGCTATTACATCAGTCAATCTTTCCTACTAACTTAGCTAACTCATTACAAAAGATTTGGACTAAGTTCCATAGGAACGAAACATTCAAAAATGCAATCCTTCACTCGAACCAGCTTCATTGCTTCAATTCAAAATAGTATAGCAGCTCAACTTGTACAATTTGCTGCTGCTGGTCTTTTGTTGCACTGCAGGCCACAggttcaacactcctccttggactgtatgcaacaaacatcaatcttttctttcaaaacattaaatctGTTGGCTCCCAATGGCTTGGTTAAAATGTCAGCCAACTGAGTTTCTGAATTGTAATGGACTAAGCTAACCTCCCTCGATTGCTCAGCTTCTCTAACAAAATGGAATTTAATTTGGAAGTGTTTAGTCTTACCATGGAAGACTGGATTTTTGGCTATGGCAACAGCTGATTGATTATCCACCCTGATTTCAGTAGGCTGAGCTTGACTTTCATTCAAATCAGCTAAATTTtttctaagccaaatggcttgattaactGCTGCTGTAGCTGAGATATACTCTGCTTTTGCTGTGGATTgtgcaacagtttgttgcttctttgaactccagctAAAAACACTCGAGCCTAGAGTAAAGAAGTAACCTGAAGTGCTCCTCATGTCATCAACTGACCCTGCCCAATCACTATCAGAGTAGCCAACAAGTTTCAGCTCCTTTGTCTTCCAAAACTTCAAACCAGAATCGATGGTTCTTTGACATACCTTAACACCCTTTTTGCTGCATTTAAATGAGCCATATTACTGCAATGCATAAACCTTGAAAAAAGACTGATAGCATAGACTATGTCTGGTCTAGTTGCTGTCAAATAGAGTAGGCAGCCAATTAAACTTCTATAAGCTTTTTCATCTACTCGATCATGCTCACTAGTACTTGACAACTTCTCCCCCAATGCAATAGGTGTAGTAACTGGTTTGCATTTCAGCATGCAAAATTTCTCCAGCACATTGGAAGCAAATGTCTGCTGACTTATGAAAATACCATCACTTCCTTGTtttatttccatgccaagaaagTAGGTCATGAGACCAAGATCAGTTATTTCAAAGACTTCTTGCATTTGTTTCTTGAAGTCTTCTATAAGTTCATCTTTGCAGCCAATGACCAgcagatcatcaacatacaaggaaACAATTAACAAAGTTTCCTTCTGATCCTTCTTAACATAGAGTGTAGGTTCACTGACACTTTTTGTGAACCCGAGCCTTGCTAAGTAGCCATCAATCCTCTCATACCAGGCTCTTGGAGCCTATTTTAGGCCATATAAGGCCTTTTCAACTTGTAAACCTTCTGTTCTTCACCAGGGGACTTTAAAACCCTCAGGTTACTCTATGAAAATTTCTTCATTAAGAAAGCCAGTTAGAAAGGCTGACTTAACATCTAAATGATGCACCTTCCAGTGCTTTTGAGCTGCCAAAGCAAGCAGCAATCTGATAGTGTCCGGCCTTGCAACAGGTGCAAAGGTTTCAGAAAAATCGACCCCTTGCTGCTGACTATAGCCTTTAACAACCAGTCTGGCTTTATGTCTATTCAAAGATCCATCTGCATTGTTCTTTATTCTATAGAACCATTTCACACctatgatttttctattttcaggTCTATTGATAAGCTCCCAAGTGTCATTCTTTTGAATCATTCTGAACTAAGCTTCCATAGCCTTTTGCCAGCATCTTTTTCTTGTAGCTTCATCATAACATGAAGGCTCTACCAGAGTTACAGCACATCTTTCATAGATGTTTGCTAATGTCTTAGTGCCTCGAACAGGTTCATCATCATAGTCATCTTGAATTACTGCCTCATTTTTCAGCTTGCTGCAAATCAATATCATTTTGATCTGCCTCAGGCAAATTTGCTTCAATTCCATCCCATTTCCAGCTATTTGTTTCACTGAATTTTACATCCCTGCTCACTACAACCTTCTTGGTCAGTGGATCAAAAACTCTATATCCTTTATTCACATTGCTGTAGCCAACAAACACCCCTGGCATGGACCTCCTGTCCAACTTGGTTCTTTTCTCCTCAGGTACCAACACATAACATAGGCAGCCAAATACCTTCAAATGTGAGACAGATGGTTTCTGCCCAAACTAGGCTTCAAAGGGTGTTTTACCTTTGACTGCATTAGTTGGCAGCCTATTCAACAGGTAAACAGCTGTATTCACAACTTCAGCCCAAAAAATGTTAGGCATTTTAGCCTCAAACAACAGACACCTAGCCATGTCAAGGACTATTCTGTTTTTTCTTTCATAGACACCATATTGCTGTGGTGTATACACAGTGGTTAACTGATGTTGAATTCCAGCCTCATCACATAATTTTTGAAACTTCTAAGATACATACTCAGATCCATTATCAGACCTCAAACATTTCAGTTTGCAATTAGCTTAATTTTCAACCAAAGCTTTAAATTTATAGAAAGAATCATAAACATCTGATTTATGCTTCAAAAAATTTACCCAACAGaaccttgaataatcatcaatgaAGAGTACAAAGTACCTGCTGCCATTTAAGGAGATAGTCTTCATAGGTCCACAGGTGTCTGTATGAACAAGCTGAAGCTTTCCTTGTGCTCTCCATGCCTTGTTGACTGGAAAGGGTAATTTGGTCTGTTTGCCTAGCTGACAAACCTCACACACAGCTTCCCTTGATTCAATTTTGGACATATCACTGACCAAATTCATCTTTTGCAACAAGCTCAAAGAAATGTAGTTCACATGTCCCAGCCTCCTGTGCCACAAGTCTGTTTCATTAGACTGAGATGCATATGCCCTTGCCTGCAGTTGATTCACATCCACAATGAAGGTTCTGTCTTCCATAGCCACTGTAGTTAACACTTCACCAACAACATTTTTGATCAAGCAGTTCCTGCCTTAAAAAATTAGAGAGTAGCCCTTCTCTAATAGCTGGCCAACACTCAGCAAGTTTTGGTCAATGTCAGGTACATAGAGAACCTCTGAGATGGTTTTATTGCCTGACTTAGTGCTTATCAAAGCCTTGCCTTTGCCTTTTGCCTCCATCAGCTCACCATTGCCAATTCTGACTTTGGACTTGAAGGTGGTGTCAAGCTCCTTGAATATACTCTTCTCAGAAGCCATATGGTGGGTACATCCACTGTCAATCAGCCATATTTTACTATCTTTGCTAGAGCTTGTAAAGCATGATGCTGAAAAAACATGCTCTTCTTGTGTTTCAACTTCTTCTGCAGCTTGAGCTTGGTTTTGGTACTGTTGTTGTGTTTTCGATTTGTTTTTACAGACCTTTTCAATGTGGTCAAATTGCTTACAGGCTCTACATTGAATAACTGGTCTGTACCAGTAGTATTTCTCAAGGTGAGTAGTCTTCTTATAATAGACACAAGGTGGGAACTTCTTTCTAGCAGgctctctcttcttcttcttagtccaaggcttcttgcctttgGCATTCAAGTTTGAACTTGAGCTTTCTTTGCTTCTAGCCTGAAAAGCTCCTTCATAGTGATCTTCCTGCCTATTTGCCATTCTTTGTTCTTGAGCATAAAGAGCATTTATAAGTTCTGTCAAAGGGATTGTTGACAAGTCCCTTGAATCTTCCAGAGAAGAAATTTTTGCTTCATACTTCTCTGGCAAGGTTGTTATGACTTTCTCAACCACTCTTTGGTCACTAAATTCTTCCCCAAGCAGCCTTATGTTGTTCACAGTAGCCATAATTCTGTTAGCATACTGCTTAATGGTTTCTGAGTCCTTCATCTTCAGGTTCTCAAAGTCTCTTCTCAAGTTGATCAGCTGTTGTTGCCTGGTCTTGTCAAACCCCTGAAACTCCTCCTTGAGTTTATCCCAGGCCTGCTTTGGAGTGTCGCAGGCCATTATCCTTGTGAAAATAACATCAGAAACTCTAATTTGGTGGCACGACATAGCCTTGTACTTCTTGGCACAGTCTTCACTATGCTGCCTAATCTGAGCTATGGTCGGGTTGGCCCTCAGTGGTGGTGGCTTAGTGTCATTGGAAACAACATTCCATAGGTCATGTGCTTGCAGGTATGTCCTTATTTTCACTGCCTAGATGTTGTAATTTCCTCCAGCAAAGACAGGTGGAGGAGGTGGTGTAAAACTCATTTTTCAGCAGTAAAAAAAACAACCTCTGCTTCTTTTGTTCTAAGCACAACTTGCTTAATGACAGTGTACAAAAAAGGCCCTCAAAGACTGAAAGCTCTCGATACCATTTGTTGGATCTTTCagcatgaaaaaggaaaaatcaaaaaATGAAGCAAGAAGAAAACTAAGAATGAAAAACTCAGCTATTACTTAATACATACTTAATACATACTAAAATAATACAAGTTGTTTACAAAAGAAAGCTGGCATACCAGCTATTACATCAGTCAATCTTTCCTACTAACTTAGCTAACTCATTACAAAAGATTTGGACTAAGTTCCATAGGaacaaaacattcaaaaatgcAATCCTTCACTTGAACC
Coding sequences within it:
- the LOC107915435 gene encoding receptor-like protein 7; translation: MENLGFLIALFFLFSSSTSLHPSSHTNLQNHCLDDQRSALLQLQHHLYYAPNFTFSSKLELWDPNTHCCSWKGVTCDALGHVIGIDLSYQTFQATFTPFSISIISNALNLAGNNFNTTLFSYGFGKLPKFTHLNLSASCFHGQIPVGFSHLTRLVSLNLSYQEDCYWRNDQNDVSFDYPTLKLEKPNFKILIKKMRSLRELYLDGVNISSPSSEWCETTSLSLPKLSVLSMSNCDLSGHFPAEFFLLPKMQRLDISGNSRLMGQLPEFPINNSLEVLSLRYTNFSGKLPESISNLKLLRVLILSKLGLKFNSSSGSIPASVANLSNLVELDLSHNNFNGSIHPFHRSGVPNLASLDLSWNHLSGSIPSSLFTLSTLQTLSLGYNSFSDYLLKLDMFFQLSNFRLPDLSNMSLLIGSHNKSPTFPQLETLQLSSCNLTEFPEFIKSQNKLTYLDLSNNRIHGLVPNWLWKSTLEVLHLSSNAIDIPNQFPFDDANSSFPMLRCTSIPDFGGATLLSTLQLNDNKLEGKLLRSLANCTSLKILNLGNNTLHDTFPLWLGKLPRLMVLILRANRFYGPIKHLENNFPALDVLDIASNKFSGKLSIEFFQATHKLRSLKINGNNLEGKLPRFYGSIKFSGDGNAFPMLHILDLASNNFSSEVSIEFFQSLRGMMVIDGNKAKPTLGSLTELESLDLSQNSLSGKIPLQLTSLTFLEVLNLSYNQLDGSIPQRYQFGTFLNNSYIGNTRLCGVPLTKKCNEVGSQMLPQKEGEDSWIDGLSVWKVMLMGYECGLVIGFSIGYTVLNEFGNKWIASFIRKWKRSR